In Streptomyces longhuiensis, the following proteins share a genomic window:
- a CDS encoding APC family permease, producing the protein MPALIKRLVIGRAMRSEELGETLLPKRLALPIFASDPLSSVAYATQEILLVLTLGGLAYLHFTPWIAAAVVALMAVVVLSYRQVVYAYPSGGGSYEVASTNLGSSAGLVVAASLLVDYVMTVAVSVASGVDNIISALPALNDYRVLLAVGFVAVLTAINLRGVRESGKTFAAPTYLFIGGVLIMVITGLIRYALGDAPVAETATYGITPQKSDTHLAGLALVMLVLRAFSSGCTALTGVEAISNGVPAFRKPKSKNAAATLVAMGVIAVVMFVGVTTLALISKVHITDDACRLTGLDGDCGSYTQRTVIAQVAAAVFGGEHSVGFFFIQAATALVLILAANTAFNGFPMLASILAKDRFLPHQLHNRGDRLAFSNGILALAVVAAALLWGFKANVTSLIHLYILGVFTSFTLSQLGMVRHWNQELATEHDPAVRRRHHSARAINSLGACVTGLVLLIVLVTKFTEGAWLAVLAATVLWLMMRGIRRHYDTTSAELAVEDPHAELVSPSRVLAIVLVSRLHKPTMRALAYARASHPDRLEALTVSVDRDEVATLRKSWDEYGIDVPLKVIDSPYREVTRPVVEYVRAIRRDSPRDIVAVFIPEYVVGRWWENLLHNQSALWLKSRLLFTPGVMVTSVPWQLTSSAHANHPARRAPGSVRRGEPQRPPAGAGRSRGTGHD; encoded by the coding sequence ATGCCCGCTCTGATCAAACGCCTGGTGATCGGCCGCGCCATGCGCAGCGAGGAGCTGGGCGAGACACTGCTGCCCAAGCGCCTCGCCCTGCCGATCTTCGCCTCCGACCCGCTCTCGTCGGTGGCGTACGCGACCCAGGAGATCCTGCTCGTCCTCACCCTGGGCGGACTCGCCTATCTGCACTTCACGCCGTGGATCGCCGCGGCCGTGGTGGCGCTGATGGCGGTGGTCGTGCTCTCGTACCGGCAGGTGGTGTACGCGTATCCGAGCGGCGGTGGCTCCTACGAGGTCGCGTCCACCAACCTGGGGTCCTCGGCCGGTCTCGTGGTAGCCGCCTCGCTGCTGGTCGACTACGTGATGACGGTGGCGGTGTCCGTCGCCTCCGGTGTGGACAACATCATCTCGGCGCTCCCGGCACTCAACGACTACCGCGTCCTGCTGGCCGTCGGCTTCGTCGCCGTCCTCACCGCCATCAATCTGCGGGGCGTACGCGAGTCGGGCAAGACCTTCGCCGCACCCACGTACCTCTTCATCGGCGGCGTGCTGATCATGGTGATCACCGGCCTGATCCGGTACGCCCTGGGGGACGCGCCGGTCGCCGAGACCGCCACGTACGGCATCACGCCCCAGAAGTCCGACACACATCTCGCGGGCCTGGCCCTGGTGATGCTCGTGCTGCGCGCCTTCTCCTCGGGGTGTACGGCGCTGACCGGCGTGGAGGCGATCTCCAACGGCGTACCGGCCTTTCGCAAGCCCAAGTCCAAGAACGCCGCGGCCACTTTGGTGGCCATGGGCGTCATCGCCGTCGTCATGTTCGTCGGCGTGACGACGCTCGCGCTGATCAGCAAGGTGCACATCACGGACGACGCGTGCCGGCTGACCGGGCTCGACGGCGACTGCGGGAGCTATACGCAGCGCACGGTCATCGCGCAGGTGGCGGCCGCCGTCTTCGGCGGTGAGCACAGCGTCGGGTTCTTCTTCATCCAGGCCGCCACGGCTCTGGTCCTGATCCTGGCCGCGAACACCGCTTTCAACGGCTTCCCGATGCTGGCCTCGATCCTCGCCAAGGACCGTTTCCTGCCGCACCAGTTGCACAACCGGGGCGACCGGCTTGCGTTCTCCAACGGCATCCTCGCGCTGGCCGTCGTAGCCGCCGCGCTGCTCTGGGGCTTCAAGGCCAACGTCACCAGCCTCATCCACCTCTACATCCTGGGTGTGTTCACCTCGTTCACCCTGTCCCAGCTGGGCATGGTGCGGCACTGGAACCAGGAGCTGGCGACCGAGCACGACCCGGCGGTGCGCCGCCGCCACCACTCCGCACGCGCCATCAACTCCCTCGGCGCGTGCGTCACCGGCCTCGTCCTGCTGATCGTGCTCGTCACCAAGTTCACCGAGGGCGCCTGGCTGGCCGTTCTCGCCGCTACGGTGCTGTGGCTGATGATGCGCGGCATCCGCCGCCACTACGACACGACGTCCGCCGAGCTGGCCGTCGAGGACCCGCACGCCGAACTCGTGTCCCCCTCAAGGGTCTTGGCGATCGTCCTGGTCTCCAGGCTGCACAAGCCCACGATGCGTGCCCTGGCCTACGCGCGGGCCTCCCACCCCGACCGGCTGGAGGCGCTGACCGTGTCGGTCGACCGCGACGAGGTCGCCACCCTGCGCAAGAGCTGGGACGAATACGGCATCGACGTCCCGCTGAAGGTCATCGACTCCCCGTACCGCGAGGTGACGCGGCCCGTCGTCGAGTATGTGCGCGCCATCCGCCGGGACAGCCCCCGCGACATCGTCGCCGTGTTCATCCCGGAGTACGTGGTCGGTCGCTGGTGGGAGAACCTGCTCCACAATCAGTCGGCGCTCTGGCTCAAAAGCCGCCTTCTGTTCACGCCCGGGGTGATGGTGACGAGCGTGCCCTGGCAGCTCACCTCGTCCGCGCACGCCAACCACCCGGCCCGTCGGGCACCCGGTTCCGTGCGCCGGGGCGAACCCCAGCGCCCGCCGGCCGGTGCGGGCCGGTCACGCGGCACGGGGCACGACTGA
- a CDS encoding FAD-dependent oxidoreductase: MPRPLRVAVVGAGPAGIYAADALLKSAVAEDPGVSIDLFERMPAPFGLIRYGVAPDHPRIKGIITALHQVLDKPQIRLFGNVDYPGDISLDDLRSFYDAVIFSTGATADRALDIPGIDLDGSYGAADFVSWYDGHPDVPRTWPLEAEKVAVLGVGNVALDVARILAKTADELLPTEIPPNVYDGLKANKALEVHVFGRRGPAQAKFSPMELRELDHSPNIEVIVDPEDIDYDDGSIATRRGNKQADMVAKTLENWAIRDVGTRPHKLFLHFFESPTEILGENGEVTGLRTERTALDGTGNVKGTGEFKDWDVKGVYRAVGYLSDELPKLPWDLASGTVPDKGGRVIEESGEHLQSTYVTGWIRRGPVGLIGHTKGDANETVASLLDDRENGRLSTPTSPDPEAVDAFLDERNVRYTTWDGWYRLDAAEKALGEPEGRERVKIVEREDMLKASGA, translated from the coding sequence ATGCCTCGCCCTCTGCGGGTAGCCGTTGTGGGAGCCGGCCCTGCCGGTATCTACGCCGCTGACGCGCTGCTGAAATCCGCGGTGGCCGAAGACCCTGGTGTGTCCATCGACCTCTTCGAGCGGATGCCGGCGCCGTTCGGTCTGATCCGGTACGGCGTCGCGCCGGACCATCCGCGGATCAAGGGCATCATCACGGCCCTTCACCAGGTCCTCGACAAGCCGCAGATCCGTCTCTTCGGCAACGTCGACTACCCGGGCGACATCAGCCTGGACGACCTGCGCTCGTTCTACGACGCCGTGATCTTCTCCACGGGAGCGACGGCCGACCGCGCGCTCGACATACCGGGCATCGACCTCGACGGCTCCTACGGCGCTGCCGACTTCGTCTCCTGGTACGACGGTCACCCCGATGTGCCGCGGACCTGGCCGCTCGAAGCGGAGAAGGTCGCGGTCCTGGGCGTCGGCAACGTCGCGCTCGACGTGGCCCGCATCCTGGCCAAGACCGCGGACGAGCTGCTGCCGACCGAGATCCCGCCGAACGTCTACGACGGCCTCAAGGCGAACAAGGCCCTGGAGGTCCACGTCTTCGGCCGCCGCGGTCCGGCGCAGGCGAAGTTCAGCCCGATGGAGCTGCGGGAGCTCGACCACTCCCCGAACATCGAGGTCATCGTCGACCCCGAGGACATCGACTACGACGACGGCTCGATCGCGACCCGGCGCGGCAACAAGCAGGCCGACATGGTCGCCAAGACGCTCGAGAACTGGGCCATCCGCGACGTCGGCACCCGGCCGCACAAGCTGTTCCTGCACTTCTTCGAGTCCCCGACCGAGATCCTCGGCGAGAACGGCGAAGTGACCGGCCTGCGCACCGAGCGGACCGCCCTCGACGGCACCGGTAACGTCAAGGGAACCGGCGAGTTCAAGGACTGGGACGTCAAGGGCGTCTACCGCGCCGTGGGCTACCTGTCCGACGAACTCCCCAAGCTGCCCTGGGACTTGGCGTCGGGCACCGTTCCGGACAAGGGCGGCCGGGTGATCGAGGAGTCCGGCGAGCACCTGCAGTCGACCTACGTCACCGGCTGGATCCGGCGTGGTCCCGTGGGTCTGATCGGCCACACCAAGGGCGACGCCAACGAGACGGTCGCCAGCCTCCTGGACGACCGCGAGAACGGCCGTCTGAGCACGCCCACCTCGCCCGACCCGGAGGCCGTGGACGCGTTCCTCGACGAGCGGAACGTGCGCTATACGACGTGGGACGGCTGGTACCGGCTGGACGCCGCGGAGAAGGCGCTGGGCGAGCCGGAGGGCCGCGAGCGCGTGAAGATCGTGGAGCGCGAGGACATGCTCAAGGCGAGCGGCGCGTAG
- a CDS encoding alpha/beta fold hydrolase, which translates to MRQFPLDDVTTFSAHDGTKLAHHAFGDGTPLICLPGGPTDSAYLGDLGGLGAHRQLIRLDLRGTGLSAVPEDPTSYRCDRLVDDIEALREHLGLERMDLLAHCGGANLAALYAARHPERIGRLALITPSVRAVGLTISGDLRTETARLRRGEPWFPSAFRALQAVASGNATDEHWKAIAPFSYGRWDETAQAHQAAGDERMNMEVVAAYGAAGAFDPDATRTALARFTAPVFVLAGEVDLGAPPRTMAEFAQLFPDAEFVVQPGAGHFPWLDDADWFVTATAGFLG; encoded by the coding sequence ATGCGACAGTTCCCCCTCGACGACGTCACCACCTTCTCCGCGCACGACGGCACCAAGCTCGCTCACCACGCCTTCGGCGACGGAACTCCCTTGATCTGCCTGCCCGGCGGGCCCACGGACTCCGCGTATCTCGGCGATCTCGGAGGCCTGGGCGCGCACCGGCAGTTGATCAGGCTCGACCTTCGGGGCACCGGCCTGTCGGCCGTCCCGGAGGATCCGACGTCGTACCGCTGCGACCGGCTGGTCGACGACATCGAGGCCCTGCGCGAGCATCTCGGCCTGGAGCGCATGGACCTGCTCGCGCACTGCGGCGGCGCGAATCTGGCCGCCCTGTACGCGGCTCGCCATCCGGAACGCATCGGCAGGCTCGCGCTGATCACGCCCAGCGTCCGGGCGGTCGGCCTCACGATCTCCGGCGATCTGCGGACCGAGACAGCGCGGCTGCGTCGGGGCGAACCGTGGTTCCCGTCGGCGTTCCGGGCCTTGCAGGCGGTCGCTTCCGGCAACGCGACCGACGAGCACTGGAAGGCCATCGCCCCCTTCTCGTACGGCCGTTGGGACGAAACGGCACAGGCGCATCAGGCCGCCGGGGACGAGCGGATGAACATGGAGGTGGTGGCCGCCTACGGCGCCGCCGGCGCCTTCGACCCCGATGCCACGCGCACCGCGCTGGCGCGGTTCACGGCTCCGGTGTTCGTGCTGGCAGGCGAGGTCGACCTCGGGGCGCCCCCGCGCACCATGGCCGAGTTCGCGCAGCTGTTCCCGGACGCCGAGTTCGTCGTCCAGCCCGGAGCAGGACACTTCCCGTGGCTCGACGACGCGGACTGGTTCGTGACGGCCACGGCGGGCTTCTTGGGGTAG
- a CDS encoding MarR family winged helix-turn-helix transcriptional regulator, which translates to MARPTYELEYEQMLLSRHGLVHHKGGRPENGTLERSAYILLSRIRVQGPMSIGELSDAFGLDASTLNRQTAAAMRAGLVERIPDPEGGMARKFRITDKGARVLDEERDHIVGSLDRVMTDWADEDIAAFTTYLRRFNMDIERLGGRPWPRP; encoded by the coding sequence ATGGCCAGGCCCACGTACGAGCTCGAGTACGAGCAGATGCTGCTCAGCCGGCACGGACTCGTGCACCACAAAGGCGGGCGGCCCGAGAACGGCACCCTTGAGCGCAGCGCCTACATCCTGCTGAGCCGCATTCGCGTGCAGGGGCCCATGTCCATCGGTGAGCTCAGTGACGCGTTCGGGCTCGACGCCTCCACCCTGAACCGGCAGACCGCCGCCGCGATGCGGGCCGGGCTGGTGGAGCGCATTCCCGATCCCGAGGGCGGCATGGCCCGCAAGTTCCGCATCACGGACAAGGGTGCGCGCGTCCTGGACGAGGAACGCGATCACATCGTGGGCAGCCTGGACCGCGTCATGACCGACTGGGCGGACGAAGACATCGCGGCCTTCACCACCTACCTGAGGCGCTTCAACATGGACATCGAGCGCCTGGGCGGCCGGCCGTGGCCTCGGCCGTGA
- a CDS encoding MFS transporter produces MDAPQPTARAGGVVATLAFAGTTAAIMQTLVTPLIAELPKILHTTSSNAAWVITVTLLVGAVCVPVTGRLGDLLGKRRMLLVCSVPLMAGSVVCALSSSVVPMIVGRGLQGMGMGMVPLGIALLRDVVAKEKLSSSIALVSASMGIGGGLGLPIAAAVAQYADWRVLFWGSAVLSVLIAALIWFLIPDVPASAKGQRFDTPGALGLGVGLVCLLLAVSKGAEWGWGSATTLILFAAAVLVLLGWGWWETRTRDPLVDLRTTARPRVLFTNVASIFVGFGMYASMLVIPQLLQFPEATGYGLGQSMLAAGLWMAPGGIMMMIVSPLGGKLTDARGPKFTLICGVLVIAAGYGLSLALMGSGLGLMVVCMVINSGVGLAYGSMPALIMSSVPLSETAAANGFNTLMRSLGTSVGAAVIGVILSQMTTTMGGYSFSSEAGFRTALMVGGGVALVAALIAAVIPAVRATPVEAVTEPAAAPAKA; encoded by the coding sequence ATGGACGCCCCCCAGCCGACGGCACGCGCCGGCGGCGTGGTCGCCACTCTGGCTTTCGCCGGCACCACTGCCGCGATCATGCAGACCCTGGTCACCCCGCTCATCGCGGAGCTGCCCAAGATCCTTCACACCACGTCGTCGAACGCCGCGTGGGTCATCACCGTGACCCTGCTGGTGGGAGCCGTGTGCGTGCCGGTCACCGGACGTCTCGGCGACCTGCTCGGCAAGCGCCGCATGCTGCTCGTGTGCTCGGTCCCGCTCATGGCGGGCTCCGTGGTGTGTGCGCTGTCGTCGTCCGTCGTGCCGATGATCGTCGGACGCGGCCTGCAGGGCATGGGGATGGGCATGGTGCCGCTGGGCATCGCCCTCTTGCGCGACGTGGTGGCGAAGGAGAAGCTCAGCTCCTCGATCGCCCTGGTCAGCGCGTCCATGGGCATCGGCGGCGGCCTCGGCCTGCCCATCGCCGCCGCGGTGGCCCAGTACGCCGACTGGCGTGTGCTGTTCTGGGGTTCGGCCGTCCTTTCCGTACTGATCGCCGCCCTGATCTGGTTCCTCATTCCGGACGTCCCGGCGAGCGCCAAAGGTCAGCGCTTCGACACACCCGGCGCGCTCGGCCTCGGTGTCGGCCTGGTCTGCCTTCTCCTCGCGGTCTCCAAGGGCGCCGAATGGGGCTGGGGCTCGGCGACGACGCTCATACTCTTCGCCGCGGCCGTCCTCGTGCTGCTGGGCTGGGGCTGGTGGGAGACGCGCACCCGGGACCCTCTGGTCGACCTGCGCACGACCGCCCGGCCCCGCGTGCTGTTCACGAACGTCGCCTCGATCTTCGTCGGCTTCGGCATGTACGCGAGCATGCTCGTGATCCCGCAGCTGCTCCAGTTCCCCGAGGCCACCGGCTACGGCCTGGGTCAGTCGATGCTCGCGGCCGGCCTGTGGATGGCGCCCGGCGGCATCATGATGATGATCGTCTCCCCGCTCGGCGGGAAGCTCACCGACGCCCGGGGCCCGAAGTTCACGCTCATCTGCGGTGTCCTGGTGATCGCCGCCGGATATGGTCTGTCGCTCGCGCTGATGGGCTCCGGCCTGGGCCTCATGGTGGTCTGCATGGTCATCAACAGCGGCGTCGGACTCGCCTACGGGTCCATGCCCGCGCTCATCATGAGCTCGGTGCCGCTCTCGGAGACCGCCGCCGCCAACGGCTTCAACACGCTGATGCGCTCGCTCGGCACCTCGGTCGGCGCCGCGGTGATCGGCGTGATCCTCTCCCAGATGACGACCACCATGGGCGGCTACAGCTTCAGCTCCGAGGCCGGTTTCCGTACGGCTCTGATGGTCGGCGGAGGCGTCGCGCTCGTCGCCGCGCTGATCGCCGCGGTCATCCCGGCCGTACGCGCCACCCCTGTCGAAGCGGTCACCGAACCAGCTGCCGCACCGGCCAAGGCGTAG
- a CDS encoding SDR family NAD(P)-dependent oxidoreductase — protein MSGRLQDKTALVTGSTSNIGKAIAEAFAAERAHVVVSGRNRERGEHVVEGIRAAGGRADFVEADLDGSADASRRLAEEAREALGGRLDVLVNNAGIYPPGTTTTTDEKTFDQVYAVNVKAPFFLTADVAPEMARNGGGVIVNLGSWIARLGIPVGSLYSSTKGAMETLTRAWSAEFGPQGVRVNAISPGVIVPRAPEGGEPHPGEIMMKGTPFGTIGTPEAIAHAAVWLASDESAFVHGTVVDVDGGRLGAAVIAA, from the coding sequence ATGAGTGGACGACTGCAGGACAAGACCGCACTCGTCACGGGGTCAACGAGCAACATCGGAAAGGCGATCGCGGAGGCGTTCGCCGCCGAGAGGGCCCACGTCGTCGTGTCGGGGCGCAATCGGGAGCGCGGCGAGCACGTCGTCGAGGGCATCCGCGCGGCCGGAGGGCGGGCCGACTTCGTCGAGGCCGACCTCGACGGCAGCGCGGACGCCTCCCGCCGCCTCGCGGAGGAGGCCCGCGAGGCGCTGGGCGGGCGACTCGACGTGCTGGTGAACAACGCGGGCATCTACCCGCCCGGGACCACCACCACGACCGACGAGAAGACCTTCGACCAGGTCTACGCGGTGAACGTGAAGGCGCCCTTCTTCCTGACCGCGGATGTCGCCCCGGAGATGGCACGGAACGGTGGCGGAGTCATCGTCAATCTCGGCTCCTGGATCGCCCGCCTGGGCATCCCGGTGGGGTCGCTCTACAGCTCCACCAAGGGAGCCATGGAGACGCTCACGCGCGCGTGGTCGGCGGAGTTCGGCCCGCAAGGGGTGCGGGTGAACGCCATCTCACCCGGCGTGATCGTCCCCCGCGCGCCCGAGGGCGGCGAGCCGCACCCGGGCGAAATCATGATGAAGGGAACGCCGTTCGGCACGATCGGCACGCCCGAGGCCATCGCGCACGCCGCGGTGTGGCTTGCCTCGGACGAGTCGGCGTTCGTCCACGGTACGGTCGTGGACGTCGACGGCGGCCGCCTCGGCGCCGCCGTGATCGCCGCGTAG
- a CDS encoding pyridoxamine 5'-phosphate oxidase family protein, whose product MPLRPHTPHPVPSQGERALQAHMGTSERADDFYDRQVQPRLTPAMSEFIARQTMVFLSTADTRGHCDASFRAGPPGFVAVLDDLHLAYPEYRGNGVMASAGNITENPHMGLLFIDFTHDHIGLHVNGSAQLVGDRELRAISPTLPRDSAPGRQAEMWIHITVQEAYVHCSKHIPHLEPAHQPNRRAPGRPKDGDYFTEQMSHAYLGQR is encoded by the coding sequence ATGCCCCTCCGCCCCCACACCCCCCACCCCGTGCCCTCCCAGGGGGAACGCGCCCTGCAGGCCCACATGGGTACGAGCGAGCGCGCCGACGACTTCTACGACCGTCAGGTCCAGCCCCGTCTGACGCCGGCGATGAGTGAGTTCATCGCCCGGCAGACCATGGTGTTCCTGTCCACGGCGGACACACGCGGTCACTGCGACGCCAGTTTCCGCGCCGGGCCGCCCGGGTTCGTCGCCGTCCTCGACGACCTCCACCTGGCCTACCCCGAGTACCGGGGCAACGGGGTCATGGCCAGCGCGGGCAACATCACCGAGAACCCCCATATGGGCCTGCTCTTCATCGACTTCACCCATGACCACATAGGGCTGCATGTGAACGGATCGGCCCAACTGGTCGGCGATCGTGAGCTACGGGCCATTTCCCCCACGCTGCCCAGAGATTCGGCCCCGGGGCGGCAGGCCGAGATGTGGATACACATCACCGTCCAGGAGGCGTACGTCCACTGCTCGAAGCACATTCCCCACCTGGAACCCGCGCACCAGCCGAACCGAAGGGCCCCTGGACGCCCCAAGGACGGCGACTACTTCACCGAGCAGATGTCCCACGCCTACCTGGGCCAGAGATAG
- a CDS encoding RNA polymerase sigma factor SigF, whose translation MTATSLHAHEDARTQATTTHEAGETVGPGELPWVEDAGKVAPKDARDLSKVFFEQLQVLEEGTEDYQYARNTLIEMNLSLVQFAASRFRHRGSGEMEDIVQVGTIGLIKAIDRFDLSREVQFTSFAVPYIVGEIKRFFRDTSWAVHVPRRLQELRVDLAKGKDELSTVLDHEPTPKELAEHLELSEDEVIEGMVASNGYTAGSIDMPSDPGERPTDASRTFADVLGEPDPAMETVEDLHTLAPLLEQLDGRERRILEMRFGQEMTQSEIGAEIGVSQMHVSRLLTRTLTKLRTGMFA comes from the coding sequence ATGACGGCAACTTCGCTGCACGCTCATGAAGATGCGCGAACGCAGGCCACGACGACGCACGAAGCCGGCGAGACCGTCGGCCCGGGTGAGCTTCCGTGGGTCGAAGACGCCGGCAAGGTCGCGCCCAAGGACGCACGGGATCTCTCCAAGGTGTTCTTCGAGCAGCTCCAGGTACTCGAAGAGGGCACCGAGGACTACCAGTACGCCCGTAACACGCTGATCGAGATGAACCTGTCCCTCGTCCAGTTCGCGGCGTCCCGCTTCCGTCACCGTGGCAGTGGCGAGATGGAGGACATCGTGCAGGTCGGGACCATCGGCCTGATCAAGGCGATCGACCGGTTCGACCTGTCGCGCGAGGTCCAGTTCACCTCCTTCGCCGTCCCGTACATCGTCGGCGAGATCAAGCGCTTCTTCCGCGACACCAGCTGGGCCGTCCATGTGCCGCGCCGCCTGCAGGAGTTGCGCGTCGACCTGGCCAAGGGCAAGGACGAGCTGTCCACCGTCCTGGACCACGAGCCGACTCCCAAGGAGCTCGCCGAGCATCTGGAGCTCAGCGAGGACGAGGTCATCGAGGGCATGGTCGCCTCGAACGGTTACACCGCCGGGTCCATAGACATGCCCAGCGATCCCGGCGAGCGCCCGACCGACGCCTCCAGGACGTTCGCCGACGTGCTCGGCGAGCCGGATCCGGCCATGGAGACGGTCGAGGACCTCCACACGCTGGCGCCGCTCCTGGAACAACTCGACGGCCGTGAGCGCCGCATCCTCGAGATGCGGTTCGGCCAGGAGATGACCCAGTCGGAGATCGGCGCCGAGATCGGCGTGTCCCAGATGCACGTCTCCCGGCTCCTGACCCGCACCCTCACCAAGCTCAGAACAGGCATGTTCGCCTGA
- a CDS encoding PRC-barrel domain-containing protein: MIQAADVREWRSYDVVDPDGRKIGTLEAVYVNTRTDEPAMATVLIGLPTRHRLVFVPLDGAVVGPDYVKVAHPKALVKECPSIGTDDVLPAEDEEPLFRHYGLPYEPGTKGERQLARR, encoded by the coding sequence GTGATCCAGGCGGCAGATGTCCGTGAGTGGCGCTCCTACGACGTCGTCGACCCGGACGGCCGCAAGATCGGCACGCTCGAGGCGGTCTACGTGAACACTCGGACCGACGAGCCGGCCATGGCCACTGTCCTGATCGGCCTCCCCACGCGGCACAGGCTCGTCTTCGTACCGCTGGACGGCGCGGTCGTCGGGCCGGACTACGTCAAGGTCGCCCACCCGAAGGCGCTGGTGAAGGAGTGCCCATCGATCGGTACGGACGACGTGCTGCCCGCCGAGGACGAGGAACCCCTGTTCCGGCACTACGGACTGCCGTACGAGCCCGGGACGAAAGGGGAGCGACAGCTCGCCCGTCGTTGA
- a CDS encoding alpha/beta hydrolase, with translation MLVWDDDPRSALVAPVAVAPPRAAVLLLHGGRSEGTDAVPRLSLAGARMRPFARAVERACEGRGLLVGSVRYRCRGWNGDCEDPLRDALRALDELAVRAGDVPTVLVGHSMGGRAALRAGGHRLVQGVVGLAPWCPEGEPVTQLRGRRVVLLHGDRDRTTDPAASVDYADRASAAGAEACTLLMPGGDHAMLRQAGSWHRQTGRIVSGLLGFAPLPTDVADRLTLNGRTP, from the coding sequence GTGCTCGTATGGGACGACGATCCGCGATCGGCACTCGTGGCACCCGTGGCCGTCGCACCGCCGCGGGCCGCGGTGCTCCTTCTGCACGGCGGCCGCTCGGAGGGGACGGATGCGGTGCCGCGGTTGAGTCTCGCGGGTGCGCGCATGCGTCCGTTCGCCCGGGCCGTCGAGCGTGCCTGCGAGGGCCGGGGGCTGCTGGTGGGGAGCGTCCGCTATCGCTGCCGGGGCTGGAACGGTGACTGTGAGGATCCGCTCCGGGACGCACTGCGGGCGCTGGACGAGCTGGCCGTACGCGCCGGGGACGTGCCGACCGTGCTGGTCGGTCATTCCATGGGCGGACGTGCGGCGCTGCGCGCCGGCGGGCATCGGCTCGTCCAAGGCGTGGTGGGACTCGCTCCGTGGTGTCCGGAGGGTGAGCCGGTGACGCAGTTGCGCGGCCGGCGCGTGGTGCTGCTCCACGGCGACCGGGACCGCACGACGGATCCCGCGGCCTCCGTCGACTACGCAGACCGGGCCTCTGCCGCGGGCGCCGAGGCCTGCACGCTGCTGATGCCGGGCGGCGACCACGCGATGCTGCGGCAGGCCGGTTCCTGGCACCGCCAGACCGGCCGGATCGTGAGCGGCCTGCTGGGGTTCGCGCCGCTCCCCACCGACGTCGCCGACCGTCTCACCCTCAACGGCCGTACACCGTAG